The proteins below come from a single Iocasia fonsfrigidae genomic window:
- a CDS encoding carbohydrate ABC transporter permease: MKKGKYIPWIFLAPTLIFIGIFVYIPIIENFYFSFFRMNSYSVNTEFLGLKNYLDIFNDDVFYTAIINNCWYAVISLTCQVGFGLMIAIFVESKFLSNKAKQFFRTIYFIPSVIAITAVGLAFYFIYNPTLGLLNSVIEIFTGRNFDFAWLGNPKTAIFAIIAMSQWQWTGYIAMLLIVAIQRIPVELYESADLDGANFFQKAIYVTIPQIREMLLVASVITVIGAFKLFAEVFVTTRGAPYGSSHVLGTYMYETAFFHDKMGYAAAIAAIIFIITFIASIIQIKIGGSEN; encoded by the coding sequence GTGAAAAAGGGAAAATATATTCCTTGGATATTTCTAGCACCTACTTTAATCTTTATTGGAATTTTTGTCTATATCCCAATAATCGAAAATTTTTATTTTAGTTTTTTTAGAATGAATAGTTATAGTGTTAATACTGAATTCCTGGGACTAAAAAACTATCTAGACATTTTTAATGATGATGTATTTTATACAGCCATAATTAATAATTGCTGGTATGCTGTAATTTCATTAACTTGTCAAGTGGGTTTTGGTTTAATGATTGCTATCTTTGTAGAAAGCAAATTTTTAAGCAATAAAGCAAAACAATTTTTTCGCACTATTTATTTTATTCCTTCTGTTATAGCTATTACTGCTGTAGGTTTAGCCTTTTACTTTATATATAATCCTACCTTAGGATTATTAAACTCAGTAATTGAAATATTTACAGGTAGAAATTTTGATTTTGCCTGGCTTGGTAACCCGAAAACTGCAATATTTGCAATAATTGCGATGAGTCAATGGCAGTGGACTGGATATATAGCAATGTTATTAATTGTAGCTATCCAGAGAATACCAGTTGAATTATATGAGAGCGCTGATTTAGATGGGGCTAATTTTTTTCAGAAGGCTATCTATGTAACTATTCCACAAATAAGGGAAATGCTTTTGGTAGCTTCAGTAATTACTGTAATAGGTGCTTTTAAACTTTTTGCTGAAGTGTTTGTAACAACAAGAGGTGCGCCTTATGGTTCCAGTCATGTATTAGGAACTTATATGTATGAGACTGCATTTTTTCACGATAAAATGGGGTATGCAGCTGCAATAGCAGCAATAATATTTATTATTACATTTATAGCATCTATAATTCAAATTAAAATAGGAGGCAGTGAGAATTGA
- a CDS encoding carbohydrate ABC transporter permease, with protein MNSKYNGKFIPYLLLLPSILISFIFLYYPAVQSFILSLYKTAFLGIKKIYVGPENFLELLSSRVYLDSILMSIIFAGSVVLIGISVSMFIAILLNRDIPGTQIYRLGFIWPYALSPAVAGVILLFMFNPTAGIVNYITETLWGISPDWVSNSKLALVMVIGAAIWKNLGYNIVFYLASLQNIPDGVMEAAAVDGANNVQRFFYITFSFLKPTTLFLVITNLIYSFFDTFGIIETLTKGGPVNATNIMIYNLYTDAFKNFKSGVAAAQSIILFFLVMIFTIVQFKWSDKKIHYGG; from the coding sequence ATGAATTCTAAATATAATGGTAAATTCATACCCTATCTATTATTATTACCATCTATACTGATATCATTTATTTTTTTATATTATCCAGCTGTTCAATCATTTATTTTAAGCTTATATAAAACAGCTTTTCTGGGTATAAAGAAGATTTATGTGGGCCCTGAAAATTTTTTGGAATTATTAAGTTCACGGGTGTATCTGGATAGTATTCTGATGAGCATTATTTTTGCTGGTTCAGTGGTTTTAATTGGAATTAGTGTTTCGATGTTTATTGCTATTTTATTGAATAGAGATATACCAGGTACTCAAATTTACCGTTTAGGTTTTATCTGGCCGTATGCTTTATCACCAGCGGTTGCTGGAGTAATCTTGTTATTTATGTTTAATCCTACTGCAGGTATAGTAAATTATATTACTGAAACACTATGGGGAATTAGCCCGGACTGGGTATCAAATAGTAAATTAGCTTTAGTAATGGTTATTGGGGCAGCTATCTGGAAAAACCTGGGATATAATATTGTTTTCTATCTGGCATCTTTACAAAATATACCGGATGGGGTTATGGAAGCTGCTGCTGTAGATGGTGCTAATAATGTTCAGAGATTTTTCTATATTACCTTTTCTTTTTTAAAACCAACTACTTTATTTTTAGTAATTACTAATTTGATCTATTCTTTTTTTGATACTTTTGGTATTATAGAGACCCTTACTAAAGGTGGGCCAGTTAATGCTACTAATATTATGATTTATAATCTTTATACAGATGCCTTTAAAAATTTCAAATCAGGTGTAGCTGCTGCCCAATCTATTATTTTGTTTTTTTTAGTTATGATATTTACAATTGTCCAATTTAAATGGTCTGATAAGAAAATACATTATGGAGGTTAG
- a CDS encoding SIS domain-containing protein has protein sequence MLPKEIIKEIKEKETDIKSLIFVGCGASIADLYPAKYFLEENSKEIRVSSYTANEFNYATPKSVNSNSIIITASLGGATPETVEATIKAKKLGAYVISLTKEKDSPLAKANPDYLIVHGFGKNYASKLEKMTIALQLAVEVLNQFEGYDAYQEMLNGFNKIYDLIEESVLSIVPQAKEFAATYKDEEVVYFMSSGATQNVAYATSICLFMEMQWINSGNFHAGEFFHGPFEIVEEGVPFVLFMNEGKTRPIDSRALTFLQRFDAKVTVLDAKDFGLSSEISKEVVDYFNPMLLTAIMRVYAQQLAEARNHPLTKRRYMWKLEY, from the coding sequence ATGTTGCCAAAAGAGATAATTAAAGAAATCAAAGAAAAAGAAACAGATATTAAAAGTTTAATTTTTGTGGGTTGTGGGGCATCTATTGCAGATTTATATCCAGCAAAGTATTTCTTAGAAGAAAATAGCAAAGAAATTAGAGTTAGTTCATATACTGCAAATGAATTTAATTATGCAACACCAAAATCTGTTAATTCAAATTCCATTATTATTACTGCTTCTTTAGGTGGCGCTACTCCGGAAACAGTTGAAGCTACAATTAAAGCAAAAAAATTAGGGGCTTACGTTATAAGTTTAACCAAGGAAAAGGATTCTCCCTTAGCTAAGGCAAATCCAGATTATTTAATTGTTCATGGGTTTGGAAAGAATTATGCCTCTAAATTAGAAAAAATGACTATAGCCTTGCAATTAGCAGTAGAAGTTTTAAATCAATTTGAGGGATATGATGCATATCAGGAGATGTTAAATGGTTTTAATAAAATATATGATTTAATAGAAGAATCTGTGCTAAGTATTGTACCTCAGGCAAAGGAATTTGCAGCTACCTATAAAGATGAAGAAGTCGTTTACTTTATGAGTAGTGGAGCAACTCAAAATGTTGCTTATGCCACTTCTATTTGTTTATTTATGGAAATGCAGTGGATTAATTCAGGTAATTTTCATGCAGGAGAATTTTTTCATGGCCCGTTTGAGATAGTTGAGGAGGGTGTTCCTTTTGTACTTTTCATGAATGAGGGCAAAACTCGTCCCATAGATAGTAGGGCATTAACATTCCTGCAAAGATTTGATGCCAAGGTAACAGTTTTAGATGCTAAAGATTTTGGTTTATCTTCTGAAATATCAAAAGAGGTTGTTGACTATTTTAATCCAATGTTATTAACTGCAATTATGAGGGTATATGCACAACAATTAGCAGAAGCCAGAAATCATCCTTTAACTAAAAGAAGGTATATGTGGAAGTTAGAGTATTAA
- a CDS encoding HAD family hydrolase, producing the protein MIKAVIFDMDGLMFDTENMSKKLWKKLGQKHGYNFEDSFFDQVIGLDLSATIKVFKNTFGSDFPYEEYKKEKDEMMIKEIKDSGIPVKMGLKEAIKFLKENNTLIAVASSSKRSTINFYLESADLKDKFDFIIGGDEVKCSKPSPEIFLKCYKKLNLKKEQILILEDSINGIKAANKAEIKVVLIPDLVKVPCEIEKLTFAKLTDLTEVPKLIKKF; encoded by the coding sequence ATGATTAAAGCCGTAATATTTGATATGGATGGACTTATGTTTGACACAGAAAATATGTCAAAGAAATTGTGGAAAAAATTAGGGCAAAAACATGGCTATAACTTTGAAGACAGCTTTTTTGATCAAGTGATTGGTTTAGATTTATCTGCAACAATAAAGGTTTTTAAAAACACTTTTGGTTCTGATTTTCCATATGAAGAATACAAAAAAGAAAAAGATGAAATGATGATTAAAGAAATTAAAGATAGTGGTATTCCTGTTAAAATGGGATTAAAAGAAGCTATAAAATTTCTAAAAGAAAATAATACTTTAATAGCTGTTGCCTCTTCAAGTAAAAGATCTACCATAAATTTTTATTTAGAATCCGCAGATTTAAAAGATAAATTTGATTTTATAATAGGGGGTGATGAAGTAAAATGCAGTAAACCTAGTCCTGAAATTTTCTTAAAATGCTATAAAAAACTCAATTTAAAAAAAGAACAGATCTTAATCTTAGAAGATTCTATTAATGGAATAAAGGCGGCAAACAAAGCTGAAATTAAGGTAGTATTAATTCCAGATTTAGTTAAAGTTCCTTGCGAAATAGAAAAATTAACTTTTGCAAAATTAACTGATTTGACAGAAGTACCGAAATTAATAAAAAAATTTTAA
- a CDS encoding ABC transporter substrate-binding protein, protein MRKRFSFVLLLSCLFLNIFSGIVLAEKIELSFWHAMGGGTTGVIQRMVEDFNYTHPDIEVSVQYKGSYRETVNAAIAAARQGTPPSVIQSFEVGTRQNVDSGIFVPFEDLLVEGEVNWDDFLDPVLNYYRVDGKLYSMPFNSSNAILYYNKDMFAKAGLDPGNPPTTFEGIREASQLIVDKGLAKTGTTWALHSWFYEEWMANLGQNLVNKENGRAGFADNAYLTSDKSLRIIKWWKELYDNGLWVNAGIENWSQARQNFVSKQAAMLITSTSSVTSLSNEGRGQGFEVGTAPMPIPEGQERNGAVIGGASLWILKNKDETVEQAAKEFVKWMSLPENQVRWHKATGYFPIRKSAVDLLKLEGWFEDYPNYKTAFEQLQSTKIVRPTQGALIGRFAEVRTIIEKAVEAVLNDNGSIEDIMEQANKDIKKSLEEYNRVIK, encoded by the coding sequence ATGAGAAAGAGATTTTCATTTGTTTTGTTATTAAGTTGTTTATTTCTAAATATTTTTAGTGGGATAGTATTGGCGGAAAAAATTGAACTTAGTTTCTGGCATGCTATGGGTGGCGGAACCACAGGTGTTATTCAGAGAATGGTGGAAGATTTTAATTATACTCATCCTGATATTGAAGTGAGTGTACAGTATAAAGGTAGTTACCGAGAAACAGTGAATGCCGCTATTGCAGCTGCTCGTCAGGGTACTCCTCCTAGTGTTATACAGTCTTTCGAGGTTGGTACCAGGCAGAATGTAGATAGTGGTATTTTTGTGCCATTTGAGGATTTATTAGTTGAGGGTGAAGTAAACTGGGATGATTTTCTTGACCCGGTATTAAATTATTATAGAGTAGATGGCAAATTATATTCTATGCCTTTTAATTCTTCTAATGCGATTCTTTATTATAATAAAGATATGTTTGCTAAAGCTGGTCTTGACCCGGGAAACCCACCGACAACATTTGAAGGGATAAGGGAAGCATCCCAGCTAATAGTTGATAAGGGTTTAGCTAAAACAGGTACTACCTGGGCACTACATTCCTGGTTTTATGAAGAATGGATGGCTAATTTAGGACAAAACCTGGTGAATAAGGAAAATGGTAGGGCTGGTTTTGCTGATAATGCCTATCTCACTAGTGATAAATCTCTGCGGATTATTAAATGGTGGAAGGAATTATATGATAATGGTTTATGGGTTAATGCTGGTATTGAAAACTGGTCCCAGGCACGACAAAATTTTGTTTCTAAACAGGCGGCTATGTTGATTACTTCTACTTCCAGTGTAACCAGTTTAAGTAATGAAGGCCGGGGACAGGGGTTTGAAGTGGGAACAGCACCTATGCCGATACCAGAAGGACAGGAGAGAAATGGGGCAGTAATTGGTGGTGCTTCTCTCTGGATACTTAAAAATAAAGATGAAACCGTAGAACAGGCTGCTAAAGAATTTGTCAAATGGATGAGTCTGCCGGAAAATCAGGTAAGATGGCATAAAGCCACTGGATATTTCCCGATTAGGAAGAGTGCTGTTGATTTACTTAAACTTGAAGGATGGTTTGAGGATTATCCAAATTATAAAACAGCCTTTGAGCAGTTACAGAGCACTAAGATAGTAAGACCTACTCAGGGTGCCTTAATAGGTAGGTTTGCTGAAGTAAGAACCATAATTGAAAAAGCTGTTGAAGCGGTTTTAAATGATAATGGTAGTATTGAAGATATTATGGAACAGGCTAATAAAGATATTAAGAAATCCCTGGAAGAGTATAATAGAGTTATTAAATAA
- a CDS encoding carbohydrate ABC transporter permease — protein sequence MHTLKNNSKFTFKKTLILIFLSILVLITLLPMFWVVISSLKSNADFFSSPLNFPQKLLFKNYVTAWQRGLSQYFLNSIIVTTISVFLTVFIAASCSYALTRFNFRGKKIIFYTILAGLLLSPQVALLPLYQLLNNLNIYNTYLALILPYVGFQLPFVVFLMRAYFLSFPKEIEESAYLDGCNTFSVFFRIVLPISKPIIATAVIVSSRLIWNEFLFGLVFIDDKSLMTIPVGLTNFQSALQTDYSSLMAGIVIAAIPMIVIFLLLQKYFIRGLTAGSVKG from the coding sequence ATGCATACGTTGAAAAATAATTCTAAATTTACGTTTAAAAAAACCTTAATACTAATATTTTTATCTATATTGGTTCTGATAACTCTCTTACCAATGTTCTGGGTAGTGATTAGTTCATTAAAATCAAATGCAGATTTTTTTTCGTCCCCTTTAAATTTTCCCCAAAAGCTACTTTTTAAAAATTATGTAACTGCCTGGCAAAGGGGATTATCCCAGTATTTCTTAAATAGTATTATTGTTACCACTATTTCAGTTTTTTTAACAGTTTTTATTGCTGCCAGTTGTTCTTATGCTTTGACAAGATTTAATTTCAGAGGGAAAAAAATAATTTTTTATACTATCTTAGCAGGGCTATTATTATCTCCTCAGGTTGCCTTACTTCCTTTGTATCAATTGTTAAATAATTTAAATATTTATAACACATACTTGGCTTTAATATTACCGTATGTAGGTTTTCAACTGCCATTTGTAGTATTTTTAATGAGAGCATATTTTTTATCATTCCCAAAGGAAATTGAAGAATCAGCCTATCTTGATGGATGTAATACATTTTCCGTTTTTTTTAGAATAGTGCTACCAATAAGTAAACCAATCATTGCAACAGCAGTTATAGTATCTAGTAGGTTAATCTGGAACGAGTTTTTGTTTGGATTGGTGTTTATTGATGATAAATCATTAATGACTATACCAGTAGGTTTAACGAATTTCCAAAGTGCTTTGCAGACAGATTATTCTTCTTTGATGGCTGGTATTGTTATTGCTGCCATTCCAATGATTGTTATTTTCTTATTATTACAGAAATATTTTATTAGGGGTCTAACTGCAGGTAGTGTTAAAGGATAA